In Oncorhynchus tshawytscha isolate Ot180627B linkage group LG28, Otsh_v2.0, whole genome shotgun sequence, a genomic segment contains:
- the LOC112226391 gene encoding BMP/retinoic acid-inducible neural-specific protein 3-like, protein MSCQGIGLRRLSVLLLWEGLALSLCCCWTGTWVVAAAAGPSDDGGTAGPMGWLLSDKGPFHHSLDFTESVERHQQGYTTRYKMFREFGRWKVNSLVVERRGGSNLAPPLDPDFMRTVRQLGRRPTLRRITETIIKKYGTHLLLSATLGGEESLTIFVDKRKLSRGPEPGAGAEGSSHNNTGAGVVTLEALHQLAASYFTDRENTLRRLHHLQIASTAIRVTETRTGPLGCSNYDNLDSVSSVLVHSPENKIQLQGLQVILPAYLRSRFVQAALSYIGCNSEGQFVCRASDCWCQCSPDFPQCNCPQTDLQALENNLLRLREAWTLANEEFEESEEFQSFVGRLPTQYAVNKSVVEHFWRTDGGLLQRYRQLETMRGLLLDKARHTANKLFSLIKRCRHQPRIVLHRERPLRYWLSYILSLLYCSENDHIGVYSEQTRSCSCPYHHSSCQGPVPCSVGEGPRCASCSPENRTRCSSCNPGFFLGQGLCRPAVPDPTDPYLGLESDRDLQDLELRYLLQRRDSRIALHAIFVSSDVRLNAWFDPSWRKRMLLTLKSNRYKSNRVHMLLGVSLQVCLTKNSTLEPALSVFVNPFGGSHSESWTMPIGQHGYPDWNRTKLDIPLDCYNWTLTLGNRWKSFFETVHFYLRSRVRDSGPGSGVGGHRNASRAYFEPPEGAVEPVEAYSSQNMGYMKINSMQLFGYSMHFDPDAIQDLILQLDYPYTQGSQDSALLQLVEVRYRVNRLSPPGAQPMDLFSCLLRQRLKLSSSEVTRILASLQAFSARQPNFVEYEATKLCS, encoded by the exons ATGAGCTGCCAGGGTATCGGTCTTAGACGACTGTCTGTGCTGCTCCTATGGGAGGGGCTCGCTCTGAGCCTGTGCTGCTGCTGGACCGGGACTTGGGTTGTTGCTGCTGCAGCCGGGcccagtgatgatggtggtacCGCTGGGCCCATGGGCTGGTTGCTGTCGGACAAAGGGCCCTTCCACCACTCTTTGGATTTCACTGAGTCGGTGGAGAGACACCAACAGGGCTACACTACCAGATACAAGATGTTCAG GGAGTTCGGCCGATGGAAAGTCAACAGCCTGGTGGTGGAGAGGCGGGGCGGCAGCAACCTGGCTCCGCCCCTTGACCCTGACTTCATGCGCACAGTCAGGCAGTTGGGGCGGCGGCCCACCCTCCGCAGGATCACTGAGACCATTATCAAGAAGTACGGGACTCACCTCCTGCTGTCCGCCACTCTTGGAG GGGAGGAGTCCTTGACGATATTTGTGGATAAGCGGAAGCTGAGCCGAGGCCCAGAACCAGGGGCTGGAGCTGAGGGCAGCAGCCACAACAATACAGGGGCTGGGGTGGTGACCCTGGAGGCCCTTCACCAGCTGGCTGCCTCCTACTTCACCGACAGGGAGAACACCCTGCGCCGTCTCCACCACCTCCAGATCGCCTCCACCGCCATCAGG GTGACTGAAACCAGGACAGGCCCCCTTGGATGCAGTAACTATGATAACCTTGACTCTGTCAGCTCAGTACTGGTCCACAGTCCAGAAAACAAGATCCAATTACAAG GACTCCAGGTCATTCTGCCAGCGTACCTGCGGAGCCGCTTCGTCCAGGCAGCCCTCAGCTACATCGGCTGCAACTCGGAGGGCCAGTTTGTGTGCAGGGCCAGTGACTGCTGGTGCCAGTGTAGCCCGGACTTCCCACAGTGCAACTGTCCACAGACGGACCTCCAGGCCCTGGAGAACAACCTGCTCCGCCTCAGAGAGGCCTGGACACTGGCCAACGAGGAGTTTGAGGAATCAG AGGAGTTCCAAAGCTTCGTCGGAAGGCTGCCAACCCAGTACGCGGTGAACAAATCTGTCGTGGAACACTTTTGGAGGACGGATGGGGGTCTGCTCCAGCGCTACAGGCAGCTGGAGACCATGAGAGGCCTGCTTCTCGACAAAGCACGCCACACCGCTAACAAGCTCTTCAGCCTCATTAAGAGATGCCGCCATCAACCCAGAATTGTGCTGCACAGGGAGAG ACCCCTCCGCTACTGGCTGAGCTACATCCTGTCCCTCCTGTACTGCAGTGAGAACGACCACATCGGCGTGTACTCTGAGCAGACCAGGAGCTGTTCCTGCCCCTACCACCACTCTTCCTGCCAGGGCCCTGTCCCCTGCTCTGTGGGAGAAGGCCCCCGCTGTGCGTCTTGTTCCCCCGAGAACCGCACCCGCTGCTCCAGCTGCAACCCGGGCTTCTTTCTAGGCCAGGGGCTCTGCCGACCCGCCGTACCTGACCCCACGGATCCTTACCTGGGTTTGGAGAGCGACCGCGACCTTCAGGACTTGGAGCTGCGCTACCTACTCCAGCGCCGCGACTCGCGCATTGCCCTGCACGCCATCTTCGTCAGCAGCGATGTGCGCCTCAATGCCTGGTTTGACCCGTCGTGGCGGAAGAGGATGCTGCTGACGCTGAAGAGCAACCGCTACAAGTCCAACCGTGTGCACATGCTCCTGGGGGTGTCGCTCCAGGTGTGCCTGACCAAGAACAGCACGCTGGAGCCTGCGCTGTCCGTGTTCGTCAACCCGTTCGGGGGCAGCCACTCGGAGAGCTGGACCATGCCGATCGGCCAGCACGGCTACCCCGACTGGAACAGGACCAAGCTGGATATCCCCCTGGACTGCTACAACTGGACCTTGACACTGGGCAACCGGTGGAAGAGCTTTTTCGAGACCGTCCATTTCTACCTGAGGAGCCGCGTTAGGGATTCGGGGCCAGGCTCGGGGGTTGGGGGACACAGAAACGCTAGTAGAGCGTACTTTGAACCACCAGAGGGCGCCGTGGAACCTGTGGAGGCATATTCATCCCAGAACATGGGCTACATGAAGATCAACAGCATGCAGCTGTTTGGATACAGCATGCACTTTGACCCAGATGCAATCCAGGACCTAATCCTGCAGTTGGACTACCCGTACACCCAGGGATCCCAGGACTCAGCCCTGCTGCAGCTGGTAGAGGTCCGCTATAGGGTCAACCGCCTCTCCCCTCCAGGGGCTCAGCCTATGGACCTGTTCTCGTGTCTGCTCCGTCAAAGACTGAAACTGTCCAGTTCAGAAGTGACCAGAATACTGGCTTCTCTACAGGCTTTCAGTGCCAGACAACCAAACTTTGTGGAGTACGAGGCAACCAAGCTATGTAGTTAA